In Candidatus Brocadia sp., the genomic stretch CCTTAGAAGGTGTATCAAAGATCGGTCCAAAGGTGATGTAATCTGCCCCGTAGCCTTGGGCTTGTAATGCCTCTCGACGATTATGGGTAGATAGGCCAATCAGTTTTTCAAAACCAAATAATTTCCTCGTTATGTTAAAAGGAAGAGACTGCCAGCCCAAATGCACGCCGTCTGCTTCTACCGCCAAGGCAATGTCGATCCTGTCGTTGATGATTAAATTTGCATTGAAATCCAAAGTTATCTTTCTCAGTTCACATGCTAAGGAATAAAGTTCATAAGTAGAAAGTCCCTTTTCCCTTAATTGTACCGTCTTTACACCACCCCTGAGGGCTAATTTTATTGTATCCAGAAATGGATGTTTACAAAGATTCCTGTCCGTAATTAGGACAAGGGAAAGATTATCTCTGTGTCGTTTTTTCATCTCCTTTAATATGTTGTTTCCTTCCCCTATATCTT encodes the following:
- the thiE gene encoding thiamine phosphate synthase gives rise to the protein MKKRHRDNLSLVLITDRNLCKHPFLDTIKLALRGGVKTVQLREKGLSTYELYSLACELRKITLDFNANLIINDRIDIALAVEADGVHLGWQSLPFNITRKLFGFEKLIGLSTHNRREALQAQGYGADYITFGPIFDTPSKAGLLKPTGSGEIRKLKNEITIPVIALGGINEKNIETVLASGVDGVAVISSIMYADNPEDTAKSLYKKIVTFKSEKSQHGNKFLNHKITPESENKYKTSDP